Part of the Coriobacteriia bacterium genome is shown below.
CGATCGGCTGGCCGGTACCGGCGAGCTTCCCGATGTCGACGTGCTGAAGGTGGGTCATCACGGGAGCGAAGGGGCCGTGTCTGAGCCCTCGATGGCTGTGCTGACCCCCGAAACGGCCGCCATCAGCGTGGGCGCGGGCAACCGGTTCGGGCATCCGCGTGACGACACGTTGGGAGTGCTCGAGGCCGCAGGCAGTGAGGTCAGGCGCACCGATCGGGATGGAGACCTCGTGTTCGAGCTGACCGAAGAGACGTCGGTGCGTGGCGAGGTGCGCGGATCGTGTGCGACACTGGCACGGTTGCCGAGCGCACCGAAGGCGGTGGTCCGTGAGCGCCTCAACCGAGGATCTCAAGCCCGTGTACCTGATAGTCAGCGAGCAGAAGCTGCTCGTCGAGCAGGCCGTCACGCGCCTGAAGAAGCGCGTGGGCGACGTCGCGGACCTCGACTACAACATGAACGCGTTCGATGGCGAGAGTGCCGATATCGACGAGGTCATCGGCGCGAGCAATACGCTGCCGTTCATGAGCGAGCGCCGCCTTGTGGTGGTCCGCAACGTCGAGAAGATGCCCAAGGCCGGTCTTGATGCGCTGGCTGAGTACGCGAAGGACCCCGCCCCGATGACGGTGCTGGCGGTGAGTGGTGAGAAGCTTGCCAAGAACACGAGGCTCTACAAGGCGATCGACGCGCTGGGTGGCGTGGTCGAGCGCAAAGCCCCTAAGCGCAGCGACTTCCCGGCGACGGTACGTGGGATGTTCGCCGATCGGGGCAAGGAGATCTCGCTCGACGCAGCCGAGCTCTTTGTCGATACGGTCGGCCGAGACCTGCAGCAGATCGTCGTCGAAGTCGACAAGGCCGTCGCGTTCGTCGGCAAGGATGTGCGCCAGATCTCGCGTGCGGATGTGGAGAAGATCGTCGCCACGACCGGACACCGCACGGTGTTCGACTTCGCCGAAGCGCTCGTGGAGCGTGACTGCGGCGGCGCCTTGCGGTTGGCCGACCGCCTGATGGGAGACGGCACCGCGTCTGAGCATGCGCTCCACGCGATGGCGGTCCGCAGTGTCAGAGACCTGATCGCTGCGCAGTCGCTTTCCGAACGCGGCGTAACGAACATCTACGACGTGGCCCGTGAGATGGGCCGTCCGGACTGGCAGATCAAGCGTCTGCCGCGTCAGGCGCGCGCGTTTCGCCCCGGGGAGCTGGTCAATCTGCTGCGCGCGGCGGCCCAAAGTGAGACGGAAATGAAAACGGGCCGGGATGCCCGGCTCGTTCTCGAACGCTGGATCATGAGGGTGTGCGGGTCTTAGCCGACGGCGTTAGCGGCCTTCATGAGACCCGACTTACGGTTGGCGGCCTGCTTGGCGTGGATGACGCCCTTGCTGGCGGCCTGGTCGAGAAGCTTCGAGGCTTCGAGTGCGGCAGCCTGAGCCGCGGCTGCGTCGCCGGCCTCGATGGCGGTGTGGACCTTCTTGACCGCGGTCTTGAGGCCGGACTTGACGGCCTTGTTGCGAAGGCGGGCCTTCTCATTGGTAAGGATGCGCTTCTTCTGGCTCTTGATATTCGCCACGTGCTTGTCCTCCAGACGATTACGATGGTGCCCGTGACAGTGGGGTGTCGACGAACCGCGATAGTCTAGCACACGGCTCCGAGCGTCGCCAATCGGGGGGCGTTCGCCTCGCACCATGGTCACGAACGCGGTTTGGCGCCTCCACTGACTCGCACGTGCCCCTCGCACCCTGATACACTATGCCGCTATGACCACAGACCCCAGCCACATTCGCAACTTCTCGATCATCGCCCATATCGACCACGGTAAGTCGACGCTCGCGGATCGCATTCTCGAGCTGACTCACACGGTCGAAGAGCGCGATATGGTCGAGCAGGTCCTCGACTCTATGGACATCGAGCGCGAGCGGGGTATCACCATCAAGGCGCAGGCCGTGCGCGTCATGTACGACGCCGACGATGGCACCACCTACCAGCTCAACCTCATCGACACCCCGGGTCACGTGGACTTCACCTACGAGGTCTCGCGTTCGCTCGAGGCGTGCGAAGGCGTGCTGCTCGTGGTCGATGCGGCCCAGGGCGTTGAGGCGCAGACGGTCGCCAATGCTCTGATGGCGATGAACGCGGGCCTTGAGATCATCCCGCTCATCAACAAGATCGATCTACCCGCCGCCGATCCGGAGCGCGTGCGCCACGAGATCGAAGAGGGCCTTGCGATTCCGGCCGACGAGGCGGTGCTCACGTCGGGTAAGTCGGGCGTGGGCGTGCTTGAGGCGCTCGAGTCGGTCATTCGGCGCGTGCCGCCGCCCGTAGGCGACTCCGACGCGCCGCTCAAGGCGCTGATCTTCGACTCTTACTTCGACGAGT
Proteins encoded:
- the holA gene encoding DNA polymerase III subunit delta, yielding MYLIVSEQKLLVEQAVTRLKKRVGDVADLDYNMNAFDGESADIDEVIGASNTLPFMSERRLVVVRNVEKMPKAGLDALAEYAKDPAPMTVLAVSGEKLAKNTRLYKAIDALGGVVERKAPKRSDFPATVRGMFADRGKEISLDAAELFVDTVGRDLQQIVVEVDKAVAFVGKDVRQISRADVEKIVATTGHRTVFDFAEALVERDCGGALRLADRLMGDGTASEHALHAMAVRSVRDLIAAQSLSERGVTNIYDVAREMGRPDWQIKRLPRQARAFRPGELVNLLRAAAQSETEMKTGRDARLVLERWIMRVCGS
- the rpsT gene encoding 30S ribosomal protein S20 — translated: MANIKSQKKRILTNEKARLRNKAVKSGLKTAVKKVHTAIEAGDAAAAQAAALEASKLLDQAASKGVIHAKQAANRKSGLMKAANAVG